The nucleotide window ATCCCTTAAGGTCGAAATTTTCAACGGCAAATTCCTGTTCACGGGGAGAAAAGCGTCGGTAACCCCGGTAATTGTATTCACTTAAACAATGTTTGCAGACATGAAGTTTTAACGTTTGCACCTCACCTGAAGAGGCGTACTGATCCGACCGGACGCTCGTCCTGTATTTGTCCGTTGTGTGATTTATAAAAACGTACCCTTCGAGTTTGCCCGAACCGCGCCTGATTTTTACCCTGAAATGACCCGTTGCGCTGTTTGTAACGACATATCGGGTATCGAACCGGCCCTGCCCGCGCATGGATTTGATTGTCTGACACTCCATAAAGTGAAATTTTGGCCATGACGACGGCTCTTCCGCGGACGACACCTCCGGAATATACAGCAGGCAGGGTTCACCGTTCAAACGAAACGGCTTGCCCGAACAATCAAAAATCTCCTTTTCAATCTTCCTGCGTTCCTCCAGGGACATTCGAGAGTCCACTACAATTTCAAACGTTCCATCCGGCAACAGAAACTGAGCGGGAATCCAGTATATTTCTTTCGCGCCCATTCGGCGCAAAAGGACCGAAAATTCCGGGAAAAGAGGTTCATTCCAGTCAAATTTCATTGGACGTCCTCAAGAATGGTGACGATGCGTTTCTCCGCGTCCGTCCGAACGCGAAACTCCACCCGTCGGGATAAGAAAGGATCTTCCTGCCCGGCGGCATTGAGAATCGGCGTGCTGGAGGAAAGTCCGTTGGCGGTTATATTTTTTATTGCCCAACTCCGCTGAGTTTTTATCTGAGGAATCGTCAGGCAGTACTGCAGCACCGAACGAGTCCGGTCCTGTGAAAGCTCCATATTTTTAAAATACGCGTCAAGAGCGTTTTCCGCGCCAATCCACTCGGAGGACGTATGCCCCTCTATCCGCACTTCCGCTATGCTGTCAAGATATTTCTGCAGTATATTCAAATATCTGGGGAAGAAATCATCCAGAATTGCCCTGAAACCCTCCGTCAGCCTTGCGCTGCCCGCTTCGAAAAACACGGAGGGCTCTTCAAAACGAATGGAAAGAGTGTCTCTGTTCAACGAAGCTTTCCACTTCGGTAAATCCTCTTTAAATTCCTCCGTCAGGTCATTATAAAGATTTTCCTGCATTTTATTCCATATCACCACAATTTGTTCAATTTTTGCCTTGCCGGCTTCCAGGTCCTTTGCATACTCCATCAGCCGCTCTTTACTTTTTGAGACGCTGTTCATGTACATGACGGCAACAAACAAAAAAATGATCATCAATCCGGACATCAAATCGGAAATCGACATCCAGTAATTTTGTTGCCTGCGCCGCCTGACAGGAAACAACTCCGTCACTTTCACGAGGGACCGCCCTTCCGGTCATCAGGGACACTGAGCGCACGACTGACCAGGCTGTCGATCTTTTGTTCCAAAGCTGTGTAATCGTCGACCAGTTTCTTTGCCACCGAAGCGAGCTGACTGCCAAGCAGGCGGATCGCTCTTTCGAGTTCCGAGCCCATCTGTCTGTCAAATTCCTCAAAATTCGATTTTGTGAGTTTCATTGTTTCCTGCAGGTTTTTCTCAAACACAACCTGAATATCCTCCATCCCTTTTTGTACCATGTCGCACGACTGAAGCGTCAGCGCAGAGAGCTGCGCCCTCAGGACTTTGACGTTCTCTCCCTGCTGAGCGACAATGCTTTCGACCTGTTCCGCGGAAGCGGCGACGCTTTTCGTCATTGTCTCCGTGAGATTTTTCAATGCACTCTCGATCACGGGGAAAACTTCGTCGGCCCTGGTTCGCAGGGCCGCAAAACCTTCCAAAACCCCGCCGGCCTTTTCCATCTCAAAATCAAGTTTTTGCAATATACCGCGTAATTGTTCCATCGTACAGGGAATTGCCTCCGTATCCCGCCTGATACGTTCGATGGCTTTTT belongs to Synergistaceae bacterium and includes:
- a CDS encoding OmpA family protein, with product MTELFPVRRRRQQNYWMSISDLMSGLMIIFLFVAVMYMNSVSKSKERLMEYAKDLEAGKAKIEQIVVIWNKMQENLYNDLTEEFKEDLPKWKASLNRDTLSIRFEEPSVFFEAGSARLTEGFRAILDDFFPRYLNILQKYLDSIAEVRIEGHTSSEWIGAENALDAYFKNMELSQDRTRSVLQYCLTIPQIKTQRSWAIKNITANGLSSSTPILNAAGQEDPFLSRRVEFRVRTDAEKRIVTILEDVQ